The region AGACGTTCTTCGACCAGTTCTGGATCGTCACGTAGCGGAGCTTCGCGCGCGGCATCGCAATCAGTTCCACCACGGCAGAATGCAATGAATCCGACGAGTAGACGGGAGCTGTGCAGCCCTCAAAATACGTGACCTCGGCCCCTTCATCCGCGATGATGAGGGTGCGCTCAAACTGGCCCATGTTCTTGGCGTTGATGCGGAAGTACGCCTGCAGCGGCATCTCCACCTTGACCCCTTTCGGCACATAAATGAACGAGCCGCCGCTCCACACCGCGGTGTTGAGCGCGGCGAATTTGTTGTCGCCTGGGGGAATGATGGTGCCGAAGTAGCGCTTGACGATCTCCGGCTGCTCTTTCAGCGCCGTATCCATGTCGAGAAAGATGACGCCAAGCTTTTGCAGATCCTCGCGCATGGAGTGGTAAACAGATTCCGATTCGAATTGTGCGCTGACTCCCGCGAGGAATTTTCGCTCCGCCTCGGGGATGCCGAGCCGGTCGAACGTCTCCTTAATCTCCGCCGGCACGTCATCCCACGTCTCGCCCTGCTTCGCCGTGGGCTTCAGATAGTAGAAGATGTTGTCAAACTGGATGCTGTTGAGCAGCTCGGTGTCCGCCCACGTCGGCATCGGCTTGGCGATGAAGTGGCGGTACCCCTTCAGCCGCTGCTCGAGCATCCACGCCGGCTCCCCTTTCATGCTGGAGATCTGTCTGACTTTCTCCTCATCCAACCCGCGCTCCGCCTTAAAGACCGAGTGCTCCGCCACATGGAAGCCGTAGAGCTTTTCATACTCCTGATTGATATCAATCTGAGGTTTGGGCGTCGTCATGAGGAGTTTCCTTCAAGGCCAACGCCTGCGGGTTGAATTGGGGGTCGAAATCCTTCGTAGCCTTTGGCCTCAAGCTCCAGTGCGAGTTCAGCTCCTCCGGAGCGGACCATACGGCCGTCCACCATAACGTGGACAATGTCTGGTCGTACATAGTTGAGTAACCTCTGATAGTGCGTGATGAGTAACATCGCTCGTTGCGGCGATCGAAGCGCATTGATGCCCGCCGCAACGGTTTTCAAGGCATCAATGTCGAGTCCGGAATCCGTTTCATCTAAGACGGCCAGTGCGGGATTGAGCACCGCCATCTGCAAGATCTCCAAGCGTTTCTTTTCTCCTCCTGAGAACCCATCGTTCACGTACCGGTTCATGAAGCTATCTAGAATCCCCAGTGATTTCAGATGCGTCTTCACCGTCGAGCGGAATTCCTTCACCGGCACATCGGCCCCGCGCACGCCGCGCATCGCCGCCCGCAGGAAGTTCGCGATCGTCACCCCGGGAATGGCCGTCGGGTACTGAAACGCCAGGAAGAGCCCCTTCTGCGCACGCGCATCCGGTGTGAGCGACGCGATGTCTTCGCCGCGATACAGGATCGTCCCGCCGGTGATCGCATATTTCGGATGCCCCATGAGGCAAAACGATAAGGTGCTCTTGCCGGAGCCGTTCGGCCCCATGATCGCGTGGACCTCGCCGGAGCGCAGCGTCAGCGAGACGCCCTTCAAGATCTCCTTGCCCTCCACGGCCACGTGGAGATCGCTGATGGTCAGCAATGATTCGCCCATTCCCGACTCGTTCGTCGTCATTTGGCTACCCGCTTCGCCAGCCGGCTGGAGACGGCGTATTCGCTCTCCAGCAGCGTTGCGAGGTTTGTCTTGTCGAGAAAACTTTGGACGTAGGAGGTCAGCCCGGACCATACCGAGCGAATGCCGCAATTGCTGAAATGGATGCACGAGCTGAGATTGCCGGTGAAGGAGTGGCAGATGTGCTCGGTGCTCTCCAACCGCCCCAGCCCTCGCACCACTTCACCCAAGGAAATCGAACTCGCTGAGCGGTTGAGCACATAGCCGCCCCTCATGCCCCGCACGCTGTGCACCAGCCCGGCCTTGGAGAGCAGGCGCATCAGCTTCTCGACATAGGCGCTGGAGAGCCCCTCCTTTCCGGCGATCTCCTTGACGGTCACCACGTCATCCTGCGGGGACCGGGCCAGCTGCAGGAGGCATCGCAGCCCGTACTCCTCTTGCGCCGTGATCTTCATACTTAAAGTGTATGGTAACACGACTTTTTTGTCAAGTATTATGCGCCCACTAATTAGCTATTATTGATCCCATAGCGGAAGTGTCCGGTGGCGAAGATGGGGGAGAGGTCTTCCCCCGTGCTAGGGTTTGAAGACCTTGAGCTGCAACTCTCTAATCGGCCGGAAGTGTTTTGCGTTGCTCGTGCACAGCACGAGGTTCTGTTCAGCCGCCGTCGCGGCAATGATGGCATCCCCCACCCGCAGGCCGTAGCGCAGCGCATACTCTTCGATATAGACGGCCGCGCGGTGTCCGATGTTCTCCGTCAGAGGCAAGGTCCGAAAGTCGAAGTCTTTGATGAAACTCTTCACGGTATCATGCTGCGCGGGGTTCGTCGCACCCTGGAGGAGCTCCATATACGTCTGAATGGAGAGCAACCGCTCCTCGTCCTTGGAGACCAGCCGAGCGGCCTCGACATGGCCTCGCTGGATCCAGATAAAGATATCCGTGTCAAAGATCACGGTATCGCCCTCCCCGCAGCTTCTCCATCTCCTCCCGCACCGTCTGCCTCCCCTGCCGCATGTTGAAGAAGGGGTGTTGGACAATGCGTCGAGCAGCATGTCGTGTGCTGGACCGGAGAATGCCTTTCAATTTGCCGTGATAAACAATGCGCACCTCTTCATTCCGATCCAGGGCCTTCAGCACGTCGTGCATCCGATAACGTAATTCCACAATGCTCGCTCTCATCGAATCCTCCAATATGTATATCTAAACTATACATAATTTTTCATCCCGCGTCAAGCGTCTTCAGCACGCAGGGACGTGGCTGAGCGACAACGCGGTGAGGTCCATTGATCGATGGCCGTGAAGGATCAGCTCGGCCATCAGGCGGGCGATGAGCAGATCGTTCAAGTGGCACGATTACTTCACGACCGTGGCCGTCACCTCACGCGAGACCGTGCCGCCGCGCCCGTCCGTGACGTCCGCACGGATGGTCTGGGTCCCCACCTGTGCGGCGGTGGGCGTCCAGTAGAACCAGCGATAATTATACGCTCCCCAGCTATAGCTCACCGCATACCCTGACAACGCCGTCGCACCCACCGGCACGCCGCTGAGCGTCATCGTCAGCGTATCGGGATTTGGATCGTACGCCGCGAACCAGACAAAGGCCCGCTGGCCCACCTTCACGGTACGGGAGGGATAGACGGAGGCAGCGTAGATCTGGGGCGGGTCATTGATGCTGCTGGTGCTTGGGTTCACCAAGATCCATATGATTTCCCCATCCGTCAGCGCGCCGTCACTGACAGTGAAGGTCACCGAATGACGGCCGACGAAGACACTCGGAGACGTGGGCGTCCAGCGGAACGTCCGCGTGGCGGCGTCGAAGCTCGCCCCAGGCGGCAAGACGCTGGTCTTGTATGTCAGGGCGTCTCCGTCCGGGTCGGTGGCGCTAATGGTAACATTGACGGTTTGCCGTAATTCCACCGTCTTGTTTCCGATGGGGGCGAGGACTGGCGGGCGGTTCACGTTCGTGACGGTGATCGTGCTCGTCTGACTAGCCGTCAGACCCTCGGGATCGGTCGCGGTGCACGTCACCGTATATCGACCGGCCTGCGTGTAGCTTGGAGTCCAACTGAAGAGCCGGGTAGCAGGATTGAAACTCGCCCCTTGCGGCAACCCGCTGGCTGCATACGTCACGACCCCACCCTCGGGATCGTGACCGTTGATGGTGAAGGCCACGGTGCTGCCTTCGGCCACACTCTTGTTGCCAATCACATCTAACGTGGGCGGTTGGTTCGGTGTGGGGGCGGGTGGCTCCGGGACGGCTGGCAGCAGTGCGGCGGTGATCGAACCCCACCCCGCGGTAAACACGCGAGCGCTCGGCAAGGTGATCGAGAGCACGGCACTGCCTTGGATCGGGGGCAGCGTAATCGACGTGATGAGCCGTGGCGCGGAAGCGATCGAAATATCGAAGACTTCGACGGTGCTCTCAGCCGTCAATGTGTAGAGATGCGGCTCGAGGAGAAAGAGACTCGTGCTCGTCGTTGGAAGAGACGCCAACAGTCTTAGTGCAAGAGGATTCGCGATATCCACAACGAACAACGCTTTCCCATCAACGACGTACGCCCGCGACCCGCGCACCTGGACGCCAAACGGACCATAGGTGCCGACTTCGAAGATGCTTCTGATCACCGGTGCTCGGGGATTGGCGATGTCAATCACGAAGAGCGCGGGGTACACTCGATTGTCCTTGATCGAGTAGGTCGAGGCGTAGACATAGGCGTAGTTGCCCGACACGTCAAGCGCCATCGCGATTGTCGGACTGGGTTTTTGGACCGTGCCCACCAAGACCGGCGTGGCAGGCTTGGAGACATCGTACACGAGAAACATGAGTAGAGTCCCTTGGTCCGTCAGATAGTTCATGTCGGCGACATACAAGTAGGAACCCACCACCTTCGCCGCCACAGGGTTGCCTCGGCTGAAGGTATTCACCACACCGAGTTTCTTCGGAGCTATGGGAGAAGACACATCAAAAATATCCGTCACCCCGTTATTATTGCAGACCAAGAAGAGACGAGACCCATCGAGGACCACCTGCGTGCCGTCAAAGCAGGTGGGCGTCGCTGAGACCTTCAGGAATTTTGCCGGGTCAGCGATGTCATAGATGACTAACGTGTTGTTGCTGCGGCTGGCGACGTACGCATAATCTCCGGAGACCGCGATCGACCGCGGGTTCATCAATCCATCGGTCGTGGAGACGATCACCGGCGTTGGGGACTCAGAGGGATCCGTCGCGGCCGTTGCGGGAACGGGCGAAACGCTCGACAACCCCAGTGTCAGCAAAGACGCGAGGACCGTTCGCAATCTGAGAGGGGCTTGTCGTGCGCAGAGATACTGCGGAGAATACTCAACACCAGACACGCAAAAAACGAGAACACGTAGAAGCTTTCGCAGACGACTCATGCTGCACCTCCAGTTTTTCTAGAACGTATGATGATAAAGGCGAATAAAAAGGCCGAGCTACCAACGCTTCGGCAGCTCGGCAATCCTTCTCAGGACCCGTAGCTTTGCGCCCCTACGTTACCGTAGGTTTGCCTTTTCGGTCGTCTGAATGATTGGCTTTATAAAAGAGCAACTGAATGTGTCTCAATACATACCACAACATTCTGCGCCCTGTCAAGGGAGCGGGACGAAATGCTAGCAATTCTCAGCTGGAGCGTCTGTGCAGCAGCAACTCCGTGATCACGTGGGCAGTCACGGGTGCGAGAAGAATCCCGTGGCGGAAGTGGCCGGTGGCGAGGTACAACCCTGCGATGCGTGTTGGGCCCATCACTGGCTGATGGGTTCGGCTGTAGGGCCGCAGGCCGGCCCAGGACTCCACGAAGGTACAGTGGTTGATCGCGCTGGAAAATCGCCGAAGGCCGCTCAAAATCTTGTGCATCCCTTCCACCGTGAGCGACTTGTCATACCCCACATGCTCTACGGTTGAACCAAGCAGGATCCGGCCATCGCGCCGCTGCACCATGTAGCCGTGCTCAGTCATCACCGAATGGCGCAGCAAACCGCGTGGCCCACGGAAGACGAGAATCTGTCCACGCACCGGCTCAACCGGCACCGGCACCGGAAACCGCCCCCCGAGCGGCGCCCAGCTGCCCAGACAGTTCACCACGACAGGAGCTTCCATCCGACCGCGGTCTGTGTCAACGCCGCGGACAACCCCTTGGCGCACGAGCAACCGTCGCACAGTCGTATGCTCGCGCACTGAGACGCCGGCGACGCGGCAAGCACGAGCCAGAGCCTGCATCAGAACCGCGTTATCCACCTGCGCATCATCGGGAAAGAAAAATCCTCGGCAGATGTCGGCATCGATGGCCGGCTCATGACGGCGGACCTGCGCCGGCGACCACACCTTCACGCGCACGCCCAACGTCTGCTGCCAGCGGATGCGCCGCTGCATGACCCGCTCTTCGCTCGCGGTGCGTGCGATATAGAGGATGCCGTCTTTGTGGTAGCCGACAGAGATGCCTGAGGCGCGCTCAAGGCGCGCCACCCACGCCGGATACATCGCGCGTCCCTGCTGGCAGAGATCAAACAGCGGACCGGGCTCAACGAGATCAACTTGGGAAGCCAGGATGCCGGCTGCGGCCGAGGAAGCTTCGGCGCCGACGGTGCTGCGCTCAATGAGCGTGACATGCTTCCCTCGACGGGCCAGCTCTTCGGCAAGCGCAGTCCCGATGATGCCACCGCCTAAGATCAGGATCTGGGAATGTCGCATCTTCGTCTTCCAGGCGATCAAGGCGATATCAGATATCGAATTCGATATCTGATATCGCTCTTCGCTTTTACGCGACGGCTTGGGTTGAGCTCTCGCGATGCGGAATGGGTTTGGCGAGCGGACGAAAGAGCGCCAGGCTTGCCGTATAGCTGTGGAGGAAGTTGGTGCCCCCGATGGGGCCGATTTCGCCGTTGCAGAAAAACCCGCCGATCGGGATCTTGCCGCTGATGGTCTGGATGGTGCGCACGTCTTGATGCGGCATGCCGTAGAGCGCCTTGCCCCGCCCCGTGCAGCAAAATAGCAGGCAGCCGGCGGCTGGACTGAGGGTCGCGGCCTCGCCACGCTGACACAGCAATCGTCGCAACTCTTGCCGGGACGCGCTGGGGTCGCGCAATTGAAACTGCAGCGTTTGCCCCACTTCGATCTGATCCGCCACGGCGATGGCGCCGGTTTCGGGATCGATGCCGACGATGTTGCGGATCAAGAAATCCCCGGAGACGAACTGCTGGCGCATTTCTGTCATGGCCAGGCCCGCAAACACCGAGCCTTGCTGGGCCAGCTCGCGATCCCCCACCGGCAGCGCTGAGAGCACCTCATGCAGGGCGGCCAGCGCTTGGCGGCCGCCGAGCTGCCAGATCACATGCTCCTCGGCTTTCGTCACGATGAAGGGCCGCCCAATCGGGCGGCAGCCTTGCGAAATGACGGTGTCCATCGACACGCTGCCGGTCAGGGCCACACCCACCGCCCCCTCGCGCATGACGGCATCGCCGGAAAACAGCACATGCTCGCCCGGCTCATTGCCGCCGCTGACCATCCCGCCGCTGATCGGCCGGTTCCGGTAGGTCGCATTCAGCTCATCGAGCAGCTTGTCCGCGGGAATCGTCAAGGGATCCGCGAAGAGGAGAATATTGGGTTTCGCCTCAGGCGCGGCCCCGATTTTATCAATCCAGAATCCGCCGACTGAAGAGTCCTCCAGCTCCTGGGGTGTGATGGTAAACGGAAACACGCGCACCTGGGGCAGATGCGCGGCCATGATGGAAATCGCCGGCACCCACTCCAGCTCCTGGCCGCCGCCGATGATGCCGCTGCCGCTGCAGCCAATCAGCGCCGCGGGCCGCATCTGCTCGCGCATCCGATACAGGAGGTCTGGCCAGGAGGCGCGATAGATCGGCGAGACAAACACCACGGCAAGATGCGGCGGCAATCCGGCCAACGGCTCGAGCGCTTGCCGCACCGCCGTATCGGCGGCTTCAGGAGCGCTGGCGGCGTCGCTCATGCCTGAGCCAAATCGCATCATCGGAGCGGACATCACGAATCCAGCTTAAACACCCGGCACCTGAAAGTCAATGCCCCCAATCGCGGTGAGAAGTTCTGACGTTCCATGGCGCGTATTATACAATGAATACTGATGAGCCAGCTCCACCCCTTTCCCTACGATCCGTTTCAGCAGCGAGCGATCGAGGCGATCGACCGCAAGGTCTCCGTCTTCGTCGCCGCCCCGACCGGTTGCGGCAAAACCGTGCTCGCCGACTATGTCATTGAGCGGACGCTGCAGGAGAAGCAGCGGGTGATCTACACCGCCCCGATTAAGGCGCTCAGCAACCAGAAATTCCGCGACTTCTCCGCCCTGCACGGCGACAACGTGGGCATCCTCACCGGCGATGTCACCATCAACCCGCAAGCCCCCCTCATCATCATGACCACGGAAATCTACCGCAACACGCTGCTGGAAAATCCTGATCGGCTGGCCGCCTATCGCTGGGTCATTTTCGATGAGATCCACTATTTGGATGACGAGGAGCGCGGCACGGTGTGGGAGGAATCGATTCTCTTCACGCCGCCGCAGATCAACCTGCTCGCCCTCTCCGCCACGATCCCGAATGTCCATGAGATCGCGCAGTGGATCCGCACCGTGCATCAGCGGGAGGTGGCGGTCATCGAAGAAACGCACCGGCCTGTGCCGCTGACCACCCTGTTTCAATGCCAAAACCGGGTGATGACGAGCCTGGCGGAACTCAAACGCGAGGGCTACCACGGGCATGATTCCCTGCGAATGCCCCGGCACCGAGGGTACGGGCATCATCACGAGCAGCTCATCCACGCCAACCGCCTCGACCGGCTCATCGATGAGCTGCGCCAGCGCGATCATCTGCCGTGCATCCTGTTCACCTTTGGCCGGCGGCGCGCGGAAGATTTGGCGCAAGAAGTCGCCGACCGTCATCTGGTCTCGCCGAGGGAGCAGGAGATCCTGCGACGGCAATTCGAGGCGCTGTGCGCGCAGTTTCAGATTCGTCAGGATCGCACCATCGAAACGCTCGGCCGGCTCATCAATCGCGGCGTGGGCTACCATCACGCCGGCATGTTGCCGACCGCGAAGGAAGTGATGGAGCGCTGTTTCACGAGCCGCCTGCTGAAACTCATCGTCACGACGGAAACCTTCGCCTTAGGGATTAACATGCCGGCGCGCAGCATTGTGCTGGATGCGATCCAAAAACGCGCGGACAGCGGGTTTGAGATGCTGCGCCGCCGGGCGTTCCTGCAGATGGCCGGCCGGGCCGGGCGGCGCGGGATGGACGACGCCGGGTTCGCCTACCTGCGAATCAATCCAAGCCACGTGACGTTTCCCGAGGTCACGCGCCTGCTCTCCGGAGCACCGGAGCCGGTGCGCAGCCGCTTCAACACCACGTATGCCACGCTGCTCAATTTGTACCGGCGGCATGGGCGCGGGCTGCTCTCGCTATTTCCCAAGACGCTGTATTACTTCCAAACCAGCGGCGAGCGGCGCGCGGCGGGGCTGGCCGTGATGGAACGCAAACTGGACTTGCTGCACGCCATGAGCTATCTCACGGCGGAGCGCCTCACGCCGAAAGGCGATTTCGGCGCGTGGGTCTACGGATACGAACTTCTGCTGACGGAACTCTACATGAAGGGCGAACTGACCCATCTGGATCCGGTCTCGCTGGCCGTGCTGATGGCCGCGGTCGTGTATGAACCGCGGCCTCGGATGGGACCGCCCAAACGCCACCGGCTGGCCCTGCGGCTGGCCCATGCCGCGGAGGAGCCGCTGGCGCGCATTCATAAAATGGAAGCTCGCTACCAGGTCATGCCAAAAACCAAAGCTCCGGCGTTTCATTTGTCGTATGCGATGGAAGCCTGGATGTCGAACGCGCCGTTTGAAAAATTGACGCGCCTCTGCGAGGTGGATGAAGGAGAAATCGTCCGGTATTTCCGCATGTCGGTCCAACTATTGCGGCAGCTGGCGGAATCGCCGGCCAGCGATCCGACCCTGCAGGCGACCGCCATGAAGGCGTTTCGTCGCATCAACCGGGATGTCATCGATGCCGAAGCCCAACTGCGGATGGGGTAAACAAAGACGATATCAGATATCGCGGTATCCGCGATATCTGATATCGCTCTATCTTTTAGCAGGGTGTGCCGCTCCTCAATACGCCATTCGTCCCGCGCCGATGCCGGAAGAATCGTTCGACGCGCTGGAAATTGAGCGAACGATCAGCGCCATCCAGGCCAAAGAATTCACGCAGCAAGGGGCGAGCCCCATCGGGCCGTCTGAGGAACTCGCGCGCCTGCCGGTGCAGTCCATCGTGGATCGGCTCAGCCATGTGACAGAGCGTCCGTCGCTGCGCTACCGGGCGTATGTGTATCGCGACCAAGATCCCAACGCCGCCGCCCTGGCCGATGGGCGCATCTACCTCTCCACCGGGATGTTCCAGTATCTCTCCAGCCGCGGCAGCCGCCCGGATGAGCTGGCCTTTATTATCGGACATGAGCTCGCCCATACGGTGGCGCAGCACTTGGTGAAACGGTATCGCTATTTGCAGCGGCAACAATTGCTCATCGGGCTCGCGGAGGCGGGTGTGGCCGTGGCCACGCGGGGAGCCAGCGAAGGCGCCCAGGGGGCTGGACGGCTCGCCTTGGATGTGGCATCCATGCTGCAGCAAGTGGCGGTCAGCGGGTATAGCCAGGAGCAAGAATTGGAGGCGGATCAGCTGGGGGTGCGGTATGTGCAGCGGGCGGGGTTCGATCCGCAAGCCGCGCTGGACGTGCTCAACAATTTCTCACGGTTTGATACGCCGTCTCTTTTTCTCCGAACCCATCCCTACTCCACGGTACGAGCAGAATATCTCGCGCGCCATCTGGCCGAATCAGCCATCAGCGATCAGCCATCAGCGATCAGCACCCCAATAATACATGAGAAAACCGGAGAACAGCGACGCCGATTACTGGAGGCGCAGAAGCTCTATCCGAAAAATTCCGTGAGTTGGAAGAATCTCCAGCAGCAGTTGGAGGCACTCGAACGCAACAAGTGACTGTCACTTTTGGGTGCTTGCGGAAAGAAGCTTGGTGAGCTCGGCGTCAAAATCGGTGTTGGAGCCTTCGGTCAGCGACCCGCTCCACGTTTTGACGATGACGCCCTTGGCATCCACGAGGAAATAGGCGGGGATGCCCTGGGTTTCGTATTTTTCTGCGATCTCCGGATGCGCGGCTCCGGCGATCACCGGATAGGGGATCTGCTCTTTCGCCGCAAACGTCTTGAGCTCCGTGACATTCTGATCCCCACCCACCGTCAGCAATCGTAAGCCGTTCGGCTGCTCTCGCGCATACAGCGCTTTCATCTTGGAAAGATCCGCGCGGCAATGGGGGCACCAGGTAGCCCAAAATTGCAGCAGCGTCACCTGGCCGCGATTCTTCGCCATGGAGTGGGGTGCGCCGGAGAGATCCACGGCGGTGAAATCCGGGGCGGGGGTGCCGGCCATGACCGGAGGCGGCAGCGGCTTGCCATCCGCCAACTTGATCAGGCTCCTCGGCAAGCGCAGATAGGTCTGGTCTCCTTGGGCTTGCATCCCACTCACCGGCAGCGATGCTCCGCTCTTGAGCCGCACGTCGATGGAGGCGCTCGGCACCTGCAGCACCACGTCGTCGCCATCGCGCTGCACAATCTGCCCTTCGAGCTGTTGCCCTTCCTTCAACTCAATCTTCTGCGCCCCGGCCGTATCCGCCAGACCCAGGGCCGTCAGCAGACCGATGACCATGACCAGCGCTCGCAAACCATAGGCACTCATCAGATATTCCTTTGTGGGCAGTCGCTCTGCCCGTCTAGTATACACGATCTTGGCCACGGCCACTCGGCCACTTATTCCAGCGGCATGCCGTGGCGCGCGGTATTCGCGCAGACGGTTTTCGGCAGCAAGAGGTGCAGCAGATAGTCCGGGCCGCCGGCTTTGGTTCCCAACCCGGAGAGCCGGTGGCCGCCAAACGGCTGCCGCCCCACCATCGCCCCGGTAATCGGACGATTGATATAGAGATTGCCGACATCAAAGGCCTCAATCGCGCGCGCGATGTTCGCCGGGGAGCGCGAGTAGATCCCGCCGGTCAGCGCGTAGTCCGTGTCATTGGCCATCGTCAGGGCGTCCTCAAGGCTGCGCACACGAAACACGCACACGAGCGGTCCGAATAATTCCTCTTGGGCCAGCGGATCCTGCGGCGGCACATCCGTGACGATGGCCGGCCCGAAAAAAAAGCCGCTCGCCGGCACGCGCGAGGCCGGATACCGATACGCCACCTGGGCGATGCGCTCCGCGCGCGCGAGTGCTGCCTGCAATCGCTTCTGCGCGCTCTCGTCAATCAACGGCCCGAGATCCGTGGCGGGATCAGCCGGGTCATTCAGCACGAGACGATCCGTCGCCGCAATCAGTCGAGCCAGAAAGCGGTCATAGATATCCTCGTGCACGATGACGCGCGAGGCGGCTGAGCATTTTTGCCCCCCATAGCCAAAGGCCGAGCGCAGCGTGCCCGCGATGGCGGCGTCTAAGTCCGCGTCCGCATCCACGATGATGGCGTTCTTGCCGCCCATTTCCACGATCGCCTGCTTCACAAACCGCTGCCCGGGCGCGCGCTTGCCGCAGGTTTCAATAATCGAGAGCCCGACGGCCCGCGAACCGGTAAAGAGCACCGCGCGAATCTGCGGATGCGCCACGAGCGCTGCCCCCATGTCCTCTCCGACCCCGGGAAGCAACTGCACAACCGCCTCAGGCACGCCGGCTTCTCGCAACAGCCGGATGAGATGCGAGGCCACAATGGATGCGGTCGCAGCCGGTTTGACAATCACGGGATTGCCGGCCATGAGTGCGGCCGATGTCATGCCCATCAAGATCGCCGAAGGAAAATTCCACGGCGCAATCACGGCCGCCACGCCCCGCGGCACATATCGATACGTATTCTGCTCGCCGGGAAGCTGCGGCAGGCGTTTGCCATCGGCAAGGAGCAGCATCTGCTGGCTGTAGTACTCCAGATACTCGATGGCCTCGACGACGTCGATATCGGCTTCACGCCACGTCTTGCCGACTTCGAAGACCTCCCATGCCGCAAGTTCCATGCGGTGGGCGCGCAGCTGCCCTGCGGCGCGCCGCAGAATATCGGCGCGCGCGGCGACCGGCTGCCTGCCCCACGCGAGCGCCGCGGATTCAGCCGCGCGCACGGCCTGATCCACATCGTCTCGAGTGGCCAAGTGAACCTGCCCGAGGACGTCATCCGGCCGGGCAGGATTGCGACTGATGCGCTGCTGAGGCGCGGGCGATGAGCCCGCAGCCGTCTGGAGTGGATACGTCGCGCCGAATTTGGCCTTGACCGCGGCGAGTGTTGCCGCCATCTGCTGGCGAGTGGAGGCGTTTGAAAAATTGAGCCAGGGTTCCCCCGCCATGGCTCCGGCGTCGCCGATGGCTTGCTGGTGCGCGGGCTCGCTCCGCGTCGGGACGTCCTCCGGTAATGCGAGCAATTCCTCTGCCGTGCGTTCTTGGAAGAAATCATGGCGCAAGAAGGAATCGTTGGCGCTGTTTTCCAATAGTCGGCGCACCAAATAGGCCATGCCGGGAATCGGATCGCCAATCGGCGTGTAAATTCGCACGGGATACGCCATCGACATGACGGCCGCTTCGATCGCCTCGCCCATGCCATAGAGCAGTTGAAATTCCATCTGCGACTTCGGCACGCGGAGCCCCTCGGCCACCGCCATGGCATGCGCAATCGAACGCACATTATGGGACGCGATCGCCGTTGTCACGAGCGGATGGGCGCGCAGCAGGCGCCGCGTAAGCCGCTCGAATGTGGCATCGCTCTGAGCCTTCTGCTGAT is a window of Candidatus Omnitrophota bacterium DNA encoding:
- a CDS encoding FIST C-terminal domain-containing protein, with product MSAPMMRFGSGMSDAASAPEAADTAVRQALEPLAGLPPHLAVVFVSPIYRASWPDLLYRMREQMRPAALIGCSGSGIIGGGQELEWVPAISIMAAHLPQVRVFPFTITPQELEDSSVGGFWIDKIGAAPEAKPNILLFADPLTIPADKLLDELNATYRNRPISGGMVSGGNEPGEHVLFSGDAVMREGAVGVALTGSVSMDTVISQGCRPIGRPFIVTKAEEHVIWQLGGRQALAALHEVLSALPVGDRELAQQGSVFAGLAMTEMRQQFVSGDFLIRNIVGIDPETGAIAVADQIEVGQTLQFQLRDPSASRQELRRLLCQRGEAATLSPAAGCLLFCCTGRGKALYGMPHQDVRTIQTISGKIPIGGFFCNGEIGPIGGTNFLHSYTASLALFRPLAKPIPHRESSTQAVA
- a CDS encoding DEAD/DEAH box helicase, which produces MSQLHPFPYDPFQQRAIEAIDRKVSVFVAAPTGCGKTVLADYVIERTLQEKQRVIYTAPIKALSNQKFRDFSALHGDNVGILTGDVTINPQAPLIIMTTEIYRNTLLENPDRLAAYRWVIFDEIHYLDDEERGTVWEESILFTPPQINLLALSATIPNVHEIAQWIRTVHQREVAVIEETHRPVPLTTLFQCQNRVMTSLAELKREGYHGHDSLRMPRHRGYGHHHEQLIHANRLDRLIDELRQRDHLPCILFTFGRRRAEDLAQEVADRHLVSPREQEILRRQFEALCAQFQIRQDRTIETLGRLINRGVGYHHAGMLPTAKEVMERCFTSRLLKLIVTTETFALGINMPARSIVLDAIQKRADSGFEMLRRRAFLQMAGRAGRRGMDDAGFAYLRINPSHVTFPEVTRLLSGAPEPVRSRFNTTYATLLNLYRRHGRGLLSLFPKTLYYFQTSGERRAAGLAVMERKLDLLHAMSYLTAERLTPKGDFGAWVYGYELLLTELYMKGELTHLDPVSLAVLMAAVVYEPRPRMGPPKRHRLALRLAHAAEEPLARIHKMEARYQVMPKTKAPAFHLSYAMEAWMSNAPFEKLTRLCEVDEGEIVRYFRMSVQLLRQLAESPASDPTLQATAMKAFRRINRDVIDAEAQLRMG
- a CDS encoding M48 family metallopeptidase, with amino-acid sequence MPEESFDALEIERTISAIQAKEFTQQGASPIGPSEELARLPVQSIVDRLSHVTERPSLRYRAYVYRDQDPNAAALADGRIYLSTGMFQYLSSRGSRPDELAFIIGHELAHTVAQHLVKRYRYLQRQQLLIGLAEAGVAVATRGASEGAQGAGRLALDVASMLQQVAVSGYSQEQELEADQLGVRYVQRAGFDPQAALDVLNNFSRFDTPSLFLRTHPYSTVRAEYLARHLAESAISDQPSAISTPIIHEKTGEQRRRLLEAQKLYPKNSVSWKNLQQQLEALERNK
- a CDS encoding TlpA family protein disulfide reductase: MSAYGLRALVMVIGLLTALGLADTAGAQKIELKEGQQLEGQIVQRDGDDVVLQVPSASIDVRLKSGASLPVSGMQAQGDQTYLRLPRSLIKLADGKPLPPPVMAGTPAPDFTAVDLSGAPHSMAKNRGQVTLLQFWATWCPHCRADLSKMKALYAREQPNGLRLLTVGGDQNVTELKTFAAKEQIPYPVIAGAAHPEIAEKYETQGIPAYFLVDAKGVIVKTWSGSLTEGSNTDFDAELTKLLSASTQK